The Theropithecus gelada isolate Dixy chromosome 11, Tgel_1.0, whole genome shotgun sequence genome includes a region encoding these proteins:
- the ATN1 gene encoding atrophin-1 isoform X4 has product MKTRQNKDSMSMRSGRKKEAPGPREELRSRGRASPGGVSTSSSDGKAEKSRQTAKKARVEEASTPKVNKQGRSEEISESESEETNAPKKTKTEELPRPQSPSDLDSLDGRSLNDDGSSDPRDIDQDNRSTSPSIYSPGSVENDSDSSSGLSQGPARPYHPPPLFPPSPPPPDSTPRQPEASFEPHPSVTPTGYHAPMEPPTSRMFQAPPGAPPPHPQLYPGGAGGGVLSGPPMGPKGGGAASSVGGPNGGKQHPPPTTPISVSSSGASGAPPAKPPNTPVGGGNLPSAPPPANFPHVTPNLPPPPALRPLNNASASPPGLGAQPLPGHLPSPHAMGQGMGGLPPGPEKGPTLAPSPHSLPPASSSAPAPPMRFPYSSSSSSSAAASSSSSSSSSSASPYPASQALPSYPHSFPPPTSLSVSNQPPKYTQPSLPSQAVWSQGPPPPPPYGRLLANSNAHPGPFPPSTGAQSTAHPPASTHHHHHQQQQQQQQQQQQQQHHGSSGPPPGAFPHPLEGGSSHHAHPYAMSPSLGSLRPYPPGPTHLPPPHSQVSYSQAGPNGPPVSSSSNSSSSTSQASFPCSHPSPSQGPQGTPYPFPPVPTVTTSSATLSTVIATVASSPAGYKTASPPGPPPYGKRAPSPGAYKAATPPGYKPGSPPNFRTGTPPGYRGTSPPAGPGTFKPGSPTVGPGPLPPAGPSGLPSLPPPPAAPASGPPLSATQIKQEPAEEYETPESPVPPARSPSPPPKVVDVPSHASQSARFNKHLDRGFNSCARSDLYFVPLEGSKLAKKRADLVEKVRREAEQRAREEKEREREREREKEREREKERELERSVKLAQEGRAPVECPSLGPVPHRPPFEPGSAVATVPPYLGPDTPALRTLSEYARPHVMSPGNRNHPFYVPLGAVDPGLLGYNVPALYSSDPAAREREREARERDLRDRLKPGFEVKPSELEPLHGVPGPGLDPFPRHGGLALQPGPPGLHPFPFHPSLGPLDRERLALAAGPALRPDMSYAERLAAERQHAERVAALGNDPLARLQMLNVTPHHHQHSHIHSHLHLHQQDAIHAASASVHPLIDPLASGSHLTRIPYPAGTLPNPLLPHPLHENEVLRHQLFAAPYRDLPASLSAPMSAAHQLQAMHAQSAELQRLALEQQQWLHAHHPLHSVPLPAQEDYYSHLKKESDKPL; this is encoded by the exons ATGAAGACACGACAGAATAAAGACTCG ATGTCAATGAGGAGTGGACGGAAGAAAGAGGCCCCTGGGCCCCGGGAAGAACTGAGATCGAGGGGCCGGGCCTCCCCTGGAGGGGTCAGCACGTCCAGCAGTGATGGCAAAGCTGAGAAGTCCAGGCAGACAGCCAAG AAGGCCCGAGTAGAGGAAGCCTCCACCCCAAAGGTCAACAAGCAGGGTCGGAGTGAGGAGATCTCAGAGAGTGAAAGTGAGGAGACCAATGCACCAAAAAAGACCAAAACTGAG GAACTCCCTCGGCCACAGTCTCCCTCTGATCTGGATAGCTTGGATGGGCGGAGCCTTAATGATGATGGCAGCAGCGACCCTAGGGATATTGACCAGGACAACCGAAGCACGTCCCCCAGCATCTACAGCCCTGGAAGTGTGGAGAATGACTCCGACTCATCTTCTGGCCTGTCCCAGGGCCCAGCCCGCCCCTACCACCCACCTccactctttcctccttcccctccaccGCCAGACAGCACCCCTCGACAGCCAGAGGCTAGCTTTGAACCCCATCCTTCTGTGACACCCACTGGATATCATGCTCCCATGGAGCCCCCCACATCTCGAATGTTCCAGGCTCCTCCTGGGGCCCCTCCCCCTCACCCACAGCTCTATCCTGGGGGCGCTGGTGGAGGAGTTTTGTCTGGACCCCCAATGGGTCCCAAGGGGGGAGGGGCTGCCTCATCAGTGGGGGGCCCTAATGGGGGTAAGCAGCACCCCCCACCCACTACTCCCATTTCAGTATCAAGCTCTGGGGCTAGTGGTGCTCCCCCAGCTAAGCCACCTAACACTCCAGTGGGTGGTGGGAACCTACCTTCTGCTCCACCACCAGCCAACTTCCCCCATGTGACCCCGAACCTGCCTCCCCCACCTGCCCTGAGACCCCTCAACAATGCATCAGCCTCTCCCCCTGGCCTGGGGGCCCAACCACTACCTGGGCATCTGCCCTCTCCCCATGCCATGGGGCAGGGTATGGGTGGACTTCCTCCTGGCCCAGAGAAGGGCCCGACTCTGGCTCCTTCACCCcactctctgcctcctgcttcctcttctgccccaGCACCCCCCATGAGGTTTCCTTATTCATCCTCTAGTAGTAGCTCTGCAGCAGCTTCCTCTTCcagttcttcctcctcttcctctgcctccccctACCCAGCTTCCCAGGCATTGCCCAGTTACCCCCACTCTTTCCCTCCCCCAACAAGCCTCTCTGTCTCCAATCAGCCCCCCAAGTATACTCAGCCTTCTCTCCCATCCCAGGCTGTGTGGAGCCAGGGTCCCCCCCCACCTCCTCCCTATGGCCGCCTCTTAGCCAACAGCAATGCCCATCCAGGCCCCTTCCCGCCATCTACTGGGGCCCAGTCCACTGCCCACCCACCAGCCTCAacacatcaccatcaccaccagcaacagcagcagcaacagcagcagcagcagcagcagcagcatcacggAAGCTCTGGGCCCCCTCCTGGAGCATTTCCCCACCCCCTGGAGGGCGGCAGCTCCCACCACGCACACCCTTATGCCATGTCTCCCTCCCTGGGGTCTCTGAGGCCCTACCCACCAGGGCCAACACACCTGCCCCCACCTCACAGCCAGGTGTCCTACAGCCAGGCAGGCCCCAATGGCCCTCCAGTCTCTTCCTCTTCCAACTCTTCCTCTTCCACTTCTCAAGCGTCCTTCCCATGTTCAcacccctccccctcccagggACCTCAGGGGACGCCCTACCCTTTCCCACCGGTGCCTACGGTCACCACCTCTTCGGCTACCCTTTCCACGGTCATTGCCACCGTGGCTTCCTCGCCAGCAGGCTACAAAACGGCCTCCCCACCTGGGCCCCCACCGTACGGAAAGAGAGCCCCGTCCCCGGGGGCCTACAAGGCAGCCACCCCACCCGGATACAAGCCCGGGTCTCCTCCCAACTTCCGAACGGGGACCCCACCGGGCTATAGAGGAACCTCGCCACCTGCAGGCCCAGGGACCTTCAAGCCGGGCTCGCCCACCGTGGGACCTGGGCCCCTGCCACCTGCGGGGCCCTCAGGCCTGCCATCTCTGCCACCACCACCCGCGGCCCCTGCCTCAGGGCCGCCCCTGAGCGCCACGCAGATCAAGCAGGAGCCGGCTGAGGAGTATGAGACCCCCGAGAGCCCAGTTCCGCCAGCCCGCAGCCCCTCGCCCCCTCCCAAGGTGGTAGATGTGCCCAGCCATGCCAGTCAGTCTGCCAG GTTCAACAAACACCTGGATCGCGGCTTCAACTCGTGCGCGCGCAGCGACCTGTACTTCGTGCCACTGGAGGGCTCCAAACTGGCCAAGAAGCGGGCCGACCTGGTGGAGAAGGTGCGGCGCGAGGCGGAGCAGCGCGCGCGCGAAGAAAAGGAGCGGGAGCGCGAGCGGGAACGCGAGAAGGAGCGCGAGCGCGAGAAGGAGCGCGAGCTTGAACGCAGCGTG AAGTTGGCTCAGGAGGGCCGTGCTCCGGTGGAATGCCCATCTCTGGGCCCAGTGCCCCATCGCCCTCCATTTGAACCGGGCAGTGCGGTGGCTACCGTGCCCCCCTACCTGGGTCCTGACACTCCAGCCTTGCGCACTCTCAGTGAATATGCCCGGCCTCATGTCATGTCTCCTGGCAATCGCAACCATCCATTCTACGTGCCCCTGGGGGCAGTGGACCCGGGGCTCCTGGGTTACAATGTCCCGGCCCTGTACAGCAGTGATCCTGCTGCCCGGGAGAGGGAACGGGAAGCCCGTGAACGAGACCTCCGTGACCGCCTCAAGCCTGGCTTCGAGGTGAAGCCTAGTGAGCTGGAACCCCTACATGGGGTCCCTGGGCCGGGCTTGGATCCCTTTCCCCGACATGGGGGCCTGGCTCTGCAGCCTGGCCCACCTGGCCTGCACCCTTTCCCCTTTCATCCGAGCCTGGGGCCCCTGGATCGAGAACGTCTAGCACTGGCAGCTGGGCCAGCCCTGCGGCCTGACATGTCCTATGCTGAGCGGCTGGCAGCTGAGAGGCAGCACGCAGAAAGGGTGGCGGCCCTGGGCAATGACCCGCTGGCCCGGCTGCAGATGCTCAATGTGACTCCCCATCACCACCAGCACTCCCACATCCACTCGCACCTGCACCTGCACCAGCAAGATGCTATCCATGCAG cctctgcctcagtGCACCCTCTCATCGACCCCCTGGCCTCAGGGTCTCACCTTACTCGGATCCCCTACCCAGCTGGAACTCTCCCTAACCCCCTGCTTCCTCACCCTCTGCACGAGAACGAAGTTCTTCGTCACCAGCTCTTTG CTGCCCCTTACCGGGACCTGCCGGCCTCCCTTTCTGCCCCAATGTCAGCAGCTCATCAGCTGCAGGCCATGCACGCACAGTCAGCTGAGCTGCAGCGCTTGGCGCTGGAACAGCAGCAGTGGCTGCATGCCCATCACCCGCTGCACAGTGTGCCGCTGCCTGCCCAGGAGGACTATTACAG TCACCTGAAGAAGGAGAGTGACAAGCCACTGTAG
- the ATN1 gene encoding atrophin-1 isoform X3 — protein MKTRQNKDSMSMRSGRKKEAPGPREELRSRGRASPGGVSTSSSDGKAEKSRQTAKKARVEEASTPKVNKQGRSEEISESESEETNAPKKTKTEQELPRPQSPSDLDSLDGRSLNDDGSSDPRDIDQDNRSTSPSIYSPGSVENDSDSSSGLSQGPARPYHPPPLFPPSPPPPDSTPRQPEASFEPHPSVTPTGYHAPMEPPTSRMFQAPPGAPPPHPQLYPGGAGGGVLSGPPMGPKGGGAASSVGGPNGGKQHPPPTTPISVSSSGASGAPPAKPPNTPVGGGNLPSAPPPANFPHVTPNLPPPPALRPLNNASASPPGLGAQPLPGHLPSPHAMGQGMGGLPPGPEKGPTLAPSPHSLPPASSSAPAPPMRFPYSSSSSSSAAASSSSSSSSSSASPYPASQALPSYPHSFPPPTSLSVSNQPPKYTQPSLPSQAVWSQGPPPPPPYGRLLANSNAHPGPFPPSTGAQSTAHPPASTHHHHHQQQQQQQQQQQQQQHHGSSGPPPGAFPHPLEGGSSHHAHPYAMSPSLGSLRPYPPGPTHLPPPHSQVSYSQAGPNGPPVSSSSNSSSSTSQASFPCSHPSPSQGPQGTPYPFPPVPTVTTSSATLSTVIATVASSPAGYKTASPPGPPPYGKRAPSPGAYKAATPPGYKPGSPPNFRTGTPPGYRGTSPPAGPGTFKPGSPTVGPGPLPPAGPSGLPSLPPPPAAPASGPPLSATQIKQEPAEEYETPESPVPPARSPSPPPKVVDVPSHASQSARFNKHLDRGFNSCARSDLYFVPLEGSKLAKKRADLVEKVRREAEQRAREEKEREREREREKEREREKERELERSVKLAQEGRAPVECPSLGPVPHRPPFEPGSAVATVPPYLGPDTPALRTLSEYARPHVMSPGNRNHPFYVPLGAVDPGLLGYNVPALYSSDPAAREREREARERDLRDRLKPGFEVKPSELEPLHGVPGPGLDPFPRHGGLALQPGPPGLHPFPFHPSLGPLDRERLALAAGPALRPDMSYAERLAAERQHAERVAALGNDPLARLQMLNVTPHHHQHSHIHSHLHLHQQDAIHAASASVHPLIDPLASGSHLTRIPYPAGTLPNPLLPHPLHENEVLRHQLFAAPYRDLPASLSAPMSAAHQLQAMHAQSAELQRLALEQQQWLHAHHPLHSVPLPAQEDYYSHLKKESDKPL, from the exons ATGAAGACACGACAGAATAAAGACTCG ATGTCAATGAGGAGTGGACGGAAGAAAGAGGCCCCTGGGCCCCGGGAAGAACTGAGATCGAGGGGCCGGGCCTCCCCTGGAGGGGTCAGCACGTCCAGCAGTGATGGCAAAGCTGAGAAGTCCAGGCAGACAGCCAAG AAGGCCCGAGTAGAGGAAGCCTCCACCCCAAAGGTCAACAAGCAGGGTCGGAGTGAGGAGATCTCAGAGAGTGAAAGTGAGGAGACCAATGCACCAAAAAAGACCAAAACTGAG CAGGAACTCCCTCGGCCACAGTCTCCCTCTGATCTGGATAGCTTGGATGGGCGGAGCCTTAATGATGATGGCAGCAGCGACCCTAGGGATATTGACCAGGACAACCGAAGCACGTCCCCCAGCATCTACAGCCCTGGAAGTGTGGAGAATGACTCCGACTCATCTTCTGGCCTGTCCCAGGGCCCAGCCCGCCCCTACCACCCACCTccactctttcctccttcccctccaccGCCAGACAGCACCCCTCGACAGCCAGAGGCTAGCTTTGAACCCCATCCTTCTGTGACACCCACTGGATATCATGCTCCCATGGAGCCCCCCACATCTCGAATGTTCCAGGCTCCTCCTGGGGCCCCTCCCCCTCACCCACAGCTCTATCCTGGGGGCGCTGGTGGAGGAGTTTTGTCTGGACCCCCAATGGGTCCCAAGGGGGGAGGGGCTGCCTCATCAGTGGGGGGCCCTAATGGGGGTAAGCAGCACCCCCCACCCACTACTCCCATTTCAGTATCAAGCTCTGGGGCTAGTGGTGCTCCCCCAGCTAAGCCACCTAACACTCCAGTGGGTGGTGGGAACCTACCTTCTGCTCCACCACCAGCCAACTTCCCCCATGTGACCCCGAACCTGCCTCCCCCACCTGCCCTGAGACCCCTCAACAATGCATCAGCCTCTCCCCCTGGCCTGGGGGCCCAACCACTACCTGGGCATCTGCCCTCTCCCCATGCCATGGGGCAGGGTATGGGTGGACTTCCTCCTGGCCCAGAGAAGGGCCCGACTCTGGCTCCTTCACCCcactctctgcctcctgcttcctcttctgccccaGCACCCCCCATGAGGTTTCCTTATTCATCCTCTAGTAGTAGCTCTGCAGCAGCTTCCTCTTCcagttcttcctcctcttcctctgcctccccctACCCAGCTTCCCAGGCATTGCCCAGTTACCCCCACTCTTTCCCTCCCCCAACAAGCCTCTCTGTCTCCAATCAGCCCCCCAAGTATACTCAGCCTTCTCTCCCATCCCAGGCTGTGTGGAGCCAGGGTCCCCCCCCACCTCCTCCCTATGGCCGCCTCTTAGCCAACAGCAATGCCCATCCAGGCCCCTTCCCGCCATCTACTGGGGCCCAGTCCACTGCCCACCCACCAGCCTCAacacatcaccatcaccaccagcaacagcagcagcaacagcagcagcagcagcagcagcagcatcacggAAGCTCTGGGCCCCCTCCTGGAGCATTTCCCCACCCCCTGGAGGGCGGCAGCTCCCACCACGCACACCCTTATGCCATGTCTCCCTCCCTGGGGTCTCTGAGGCCCTACCCACCAGGGCCAACACACCTGCCCCCACCTCACAGCCAGGTGTCCTACAGCCAGGCAGGCCCCAATGGCCCTCCAGTCTCTTCCTCTTCCAACTCTTCCTCTTCCACTTCTCAAGCGTCCTTCCCATGTTCAcacccctccccctcccagggACCTCAGGGGACGCCCTACCCTTTCCCACCGGTGCCTACGGTCACCACCTCTTCGGCTACCCTTTCCACGGTCATTGCCACCGTGGCTTCCTCGCCAGCAGGCTACAAAACGGCCTCCCCACCTGGGCCCCCACCGTACGGAAAGAGAGCCCCGTCCCCGGGGGCCTACAAGGCAGCCACCCCACCCGGATACAAGCCCGGGTCTCCTCCCAACTTCCGAACGGGGACCCCACCGGGCTATAGAGGAACCTCGCCACCTGCAGGCCCAGGGACCTTCAAGCCGGGCTCGCCCACCGTGGGACCTGGGCCCCTGCCACCTGCGGGGCCCTCAGGCCTGCCATCTCTGCCACCACCACCCGCGGCCCCTGCCTCAGGGCCGCCCCTGAGCGCCACGCAGATCAAGCAGGAGCCGGCTGAGGAGTATGAGACCCCCGAGAGCCCAGTTCCGCCAGCCCGCAGCCCCTCGCCCCCTCCCAAGGTGGTAGATGTGCCCAGCCATGCCAGTCAGTCTGCCAG GTTCAACAAACACCTGGATCGCGGCTTCAACTCGTGCGCGCGCAGCGACCTGTACTTCGTGCCACTGGAGGGCTCCAAACTGGCCAAGAAGCGGGCCGACCTGGTGGAGAAGGTGCGGCGCGAGGCGGAGCAGCGCGCGCGCGAAGAAAAGGAGCGGGAGCGCGAGCGGGAACGCGAGAAGGAGCGCGAGCGCGAGAAGGAGCGCGAGCTTGAACGCAGCGTG AAGTTGGCTCAGGAGGGCCGTGCTCCGGTGGAATGCCCATCTCTGGGCCCAGTGCCCCATCGCCCTCCATTTGAACCGGGCAGTGCGGTGGCTACCGTGCCCCCCTACCTGGGTCCTGACACTCCAGCCTTGCGCACTCTCAGTGAATATGCCCGGCCTCATGTCATGTCTCCTGGCAATCGCAACCATCCATTCTACGTGCCCCTGGGGGCAGTGGACCCGGGGCTCCTGGGTTACAATGTCCCGGCCCTGTACAGCAGTGATCCTGCTGCCCGGGAGAGGGAACGGGAAGCCCGTGAACGAGACCTCCGTGACCGCCTCAAGCCTGGCTTCGAGGTGAAGCCTAGTGAGCTGGAACCCCTACATGGGGTCCCTGGGCCGGGCTTGGATCCCTTTCCCCGACATGGGGGCCTGGCTCTGCAGCCTGGCCCACCTGGCCTGCACCCTTTCCCCTTTCATCCGAGCCTGGGGCCCCTGGATCGAGAACGTCTAGCACTGGCAGCTGGGCCAGCCCTGCGGCCTGACATGTCCTATGCTGAGCGGCTGGCAGCTGAGAGGCAGCACGCAGAAAGGGTGGCGGCCCTGGGCAATGACCCGCTGGCCCGGCTGCAGATGCTCAATGTGACTCCCCATCACCACCAGCACTCCCACATCCACTCGCACCTGCACCTGCACCAGCAAGATGCTATCCATGCAG cctctgcctcagtGCACCCTCTCATCGACCCCCTGGCCTCAGGGTCTCACCTTACTCGGATCCCCTACCCAGCTGGAACTCTCCCTAACCCCCTGCTTCCTCACCCTCTGCACGAGAACGAAGTTCTTCGTCACCAGCTCTTTG CTGCCCCTTACCGGGACCTGCCGGCCTCCCTTTCTGCCCCAATGTCAGCAGCTCATCAGCTGCAGGCCATGCACGCACAGTCAGCTGAGCTGCAGCGCTTGGCGCTGGAACAGCAGCAGTGGCTGCATGCCCATCACCCGCTGCACAGTGTGCCGCTGCCTGCCCAGGAGGACTATTACAG TCACCTGAAGAAGGAGAGTGACAAGCCACTGTAG
- the ATN1 gene encoding atrophin-1 isoform X2, with protein MKTRQNKDSMSMRSGRKKEAPGPREELRSRGRASPGGVSTSSSDGKAEKSRQTAKKARVEEASTPKVNKQGRSEEISESESEETNAPKKTKTEELPRPQSPSDLDSLDGRSLNDDGSSDPRDIDQDNRSTSPSIYSPGSVENDSDSSSGLSQGPARPYHPPPLFPPSPPPPDSTPRQPEASFEPHPSVTPTGYHAPMEPPTSRMFQAPPGAPPPHPQLYPGGAGGGVLSGPPMGPKGGGAASSVGGPNGGKQHPPPTTPISVSSSGASGAPPAKPPNTPVGGGNLPSAPPPANFPHVTPNLPPPPALRPLNNASASPPGLGAQPLPGHLPSPHAMGQGMGGLPPGPEKGPTLAPSPHSLPPASSSAPAPPMRFPYSSSSSSSAAASSSSSSSSSSASPYPASQALPSYPHSFPPPTSLSVSNQPPKYTQPSLPSQAVWSQGPPPPPPYGRLLANSNAHPGPFPPSTGAQSTAHPPASTHHHHHQQQQQQQQQQQQQQHHGSSGPPPGAFPHPLEGGSSHHAHPYAMSPSLGSLRPYPPGPTHLPPPHSQVSYSQAGPNGPPVSSSSNSSSSTSQASFPCSHPSPSQGPQGTPYPFPPVPTVTTSSATLSTVIATVASSPAGYKTASPPGPPPYGKRAPSPGAYKAATPPGYKPGSPPNFRTGTPPGYRGTSPPAGPGTFKPGSPTVGPGPLPPAGPSGLPSLPPPPAAPASGPPLSATQIKQEPAEEYETPESPVPPARSPSPPPKVVDVPSHASQSARFNKHLDRGFNSCARSDLYFVPLEGSKLAKKRADLVEKVRREAEQRAREEKEREREREREKEREREKERELERSVKLAQEGRAPVECPSLGPVPHRPPFEPGSAVATVPPYLGPDTPALRTLSEYARPHVMSPGNRNHPFYVPLGAVDPGLLGYNVPALYSSDPAAREREREARERDLRDRLKPGFEVKPSELEPLHGVPGPGLDPFPRHGGLALQPGPPGLHPFPFHPSLGPLDRERLALAAGPALRPDMSYAERLAAERQHAERVAALGNDPLARLQMLNVTPHHHQHSHIHSHLHLHQQDAIHAASASVHPLIDPLASGSHLTRIPYPAGTLPNPLLPHPLHENEVLRHQLFAAPYRDLPASLSAPMSAAHQLQAMHAQSAELQRLALEQQQWLHAHHPLHSVPLPAQEDYYRYPRVPRGTWAQRAWEGLWAWNSWALCSWGREPLLSQPLW; from the exons ATGAAGACACGACAGAATAAAGACTCG ATGTCAATGAGGAGTGGACGGAAGAAAGAGGCCCCTGGGCCCCGGGAAGAACTGAGATCGAGGGGCCGGGCCTCCCCTGGAGGGGTCAGCACGTCCAGCAGTGATGGCAAAGCTGAGAAGTCCAGGCAGACAGCCAAG AAGGCCCGAGTAGAGGAAGCCTCCACCCCAAAGGTCAACAAGCAGGGTCGGAGTGAGGAGATCTCAGAGAGTGAAAGTGAGGAGACCAATGCACCAAAAAAGACCAAAACTGAG GAACTCCCTCGGCCACAGTCTCCCTCTGATCTGGATAGCTTGGATGGGCGGAGCCTTAATGATGATGGCAGCAGCGACCCTAGGGATATTGACCAGGACAACCGAAGCACGTCCCCCAGCATCTACAGCCCTGGAAGTGTGGAGAATGACTCCGACTCATCTTCTGGCCTGTCCCAGGGCCCAGCCCGCCCCTACCACCCACCTccactctttcctccttcccctccaccGCCAGACAGCACCCCTCGACAGCCAGAGGCTAGCTTTGAACCCCATCCTTCTGTGACACCCACTGGATATCATGCTCCCATGGAGCCCCCCACATCTCGAATGTTCCAGGCTCCTCCTGGGGCCCCTCCCCCTCACCCACAGCTCTATCCTGGGGGCGCTGGTGGAGGAGTTTTGTCTGGACCCCCAATGGGTCCCAAGGGGGGAGGGGCTGCCTCATCAGTGGGGGGCCCTAATGGGGGTAAGCAGCACCCCCCACCCACTACTCCCATTTCAGTATCAAGCTCTGGGGCTAGTGGTGCTCCCCCAGCTAAGCCACCTAACACTCCAGTGGGTGGTGGGAACCTACCTTCTGCTCCACCACCAGCCAACTTCCCCCATGTGACCCCGAACCTGCCTCCCCCACCTGCCCTGAGACCCCTCAACAATGCATCAGCCTCTCCCCCTGGCCTGGGGGCCCAACCACTACCTGGGCATCTGCCCTCTCCCCATGCCATGGGGCAGGGTATGGGTGGACTTCCTCCTGGCCCAGAGAAGGGCCCGACTCTGGCTCCTTCACCCcactctctgcctcctgcttcctcttctgccccaGCACCCCCCATGAGGTTTCCTTATTCATCCTCTAGTAGTAGCTCTGCAGCAGCTTCCTCTTCcagttcttcctcctcttcctctgcctccccctACCCAGCTTCCCAGGCATTGCCCAGTTACCCCCACTCTTTCCCTCCCCCAACAAGCCTCTCTGTCTCCAATCAGCCCCCCAAGTATACTCAGCCTTCTCTCCCATCCCAGGCTGTGTGGAGCCAGGGTCCCCCCCCACCTCCTCCCTATGGCCGCCTCTTAGCCAACAGCAATGCCCATCCAGGCCCCTTCCCGCCATCTACTGGGGCCCAGTCCACTGCCCACCCACCAGCCTCAacacatcaccatcaccaccagcaacagcagcagcaacagcagcagcagcagcagcagcagcatcacggAAGCTCTGGGCCCCCTCCTGGAGCATTTCCCCACCCCCTGGAGGGCGGCAGCTCCCACCACGCACACCCTTATGCCATGTCTCCCTCCCTGGGGTCTCTGAGGCCCTACCCACCAGGGCCAACACACCTGCCCCCACCTCACAGCCAGGTGTCCTACAGCCAGGCAGGCCCCAATGGCCCTCCAGTCTCTTCCTCTTCCAACTCTTCCTCTTCCACTTCTCAAGCGTCCTTCCCATGTTCAcacccctccccctcccagggACCTCAGGGGACGCCCTACCCTTTCCCACCGGTGCCTACGGTCACCACCTCTTCGGCTACCCTTTCCACGGTCATTGCCACCGTGGCTTCCTCGCCAGCAGGCTACAAAACGGCCTCCCCACCTGGGCCCCCACCGTACGGAAAGAGAGCCCCGTCCCCGGGGGCCTACAAGGCAGCCACCCCACCCGGATACAAGCCCGGGTCTCCTCCCAACTTCCGAACGGGGACCCCACCGGGCTATAGAGGAACCTCGCCACCTGCAGGCCCAGGGACCTTCAAGCCGGGCTCGCCCACCGTGGGACCTGGGCCCCTGCCACCTGCGGGGCCCTCAGGCCTGCCATCTCTGCCACCACCACCCGCGGCCCCTGCCTCAGGGCCGCCCCTGAGCGCCACGCAGATCAAGCAGGAGCCGGCTGAGGAGTATGAGACCCCCGAGAGCCCAGTTCCGCCAGCCCGCAGCCCCTCGCCCCCTCCCAAGGTGGTAGATGTGCCCAGCCATGCCAGTCAGTCTGCCAG GTTCAACAAACACCTGGATCGCGGCTTCAACTCGTGCGCGCGCAGCGACCTGTACTTCGTGCCACTGGAGGGCTCCAAACTGGCCAAGAAGCGGGCCGACCTGGTGGAGAAGGTGCGGCGCGAGGCGGAGCAGCGCGCGCGCGAAGAAAAGGAGCGGGAGCGCGAGCGGGAACGCGAGAAGGAGCGCGAGCGCGAGAAGGAGCGCGAGCTTGAACGCAGCGTG AAGTTGGCTCAGGAGGGCCGTGCTCCGGTGGAATGCCCATCTCTGGGCCCAGTGCCCCATCGCCCTCCATTTGAACCGGGCAGTGCGGTGGCTACCGTGCCCCCCTACCTGGGTCCTGACACTCCAGCCTTGCGCACTCTCAGTGAATATGCCCGGCCTCATGTCATGTCTCCTGGCAATCGCAACCATCCATTCTACGTGCCCCTGGGGGCAGTGGACCCGGGGCTCCTGGGTTACAATGTCCCGGCCCTGTACAGCAGTGATCCTGCTGCCCGGGAGAGGGAACGGGAAGCCCGTGAACGAGACCTCCGTGACCGCCTCAAGCCTGGCTTCGAGGTGAAGCCTAGTGAGCTGGAACCCCTACATGGGGTCCCTGGGCCGGGCTTGGATCCCTTTCCCCGACATGGGGGCCTGGCTCTGCAGCCTGGCCCACCTGGCCTGCACCCTTTCCCCTTTCATCCGAGCCTGGGGCCCCTGGATCGAGAACGTCTAGCACTGGCAGCTGGGCCAGCCCTGCGGCCTGACATGTCCTATGCTGAGCGGCTGGCAGCTGAGAGGCAGCACGCAGAAAGGGTGGCGGCCCTGGGCAATGACCCGCTGGCCCGGCTGCAGATGCTCAATGTGACTCCCCATCACCACCAGCACTCCCACATCCACTCGCACCTGCACCTGCACCAGCAAGATGCTATCCATGCAG cctctgcctcagtGCACCCTCTCATCGACCCCCTGGCCTCAGGGTCTCACCTTACTCGGATCCCCTACCCAGCTGGAACTCTCCCTAACCCCCTGCTTCCTCACCCTCTGCACGAGAACGAAGTTCTTCGTCACCAGCTCTTTG CTGCCCCTTACCGGGACCTGCCGGCCTCCCTTTCTGCCCCAATGTCAGCAGCTCATCAGCTGCAGGCCATGCACGCACAGTCAGCTGAGCTGCAGCGCTTGGCGCTGGAACAGCAGCAGTGGCTGCATGCCCATCACCCGCTGCACAGTGTGCCGCTGCCTGCCCAGGAGGACTATTACAGGTACCCCAGGGTCCCCAGGGGGACATGGGCTCAGCGAGCCTGGGAGGGGCTGTGGGCATGGAACAGCTGGGCACTGTGCTCCTGGGGGAGGGAACCCCTCCTCTCCCAACCCCTTTGGTAA